The Ornithodoros turicata isolate Travis chromosome 9, ASM3712646v1, whole genome shotgun sequence genome includes a region encoding these proteins:
- the LOC135368301 gene encoding three-prime repair exonuclease 1-like isoform X1, producing the protein MLSQAVPVTEECDSDKCEFLSGPVASHCQDQSQPHTMGGQRLRVETLVFFDLESTGLPSFIPKRQVNITEVGMVAIRRDNFMSPLRYLNKMTLCVRPRYSISDGASRLSGLYNEELERYPPFDDCVQLIMQFLDSLPKPACLLAHNGNKFDFPLLTAELKRLGVGLEISCCDTLPALKHVISLGTHNNNNNKSVEEQELAALERLPDDFWTAFDACDIFDEGATMVVAEVTPSKHVKTQPFNAGPRKKPKPDEVNMSQANGFRRALFKDDAMPSVAVDKVDSQNNGCSSRHLQGLTPKKTRQLHSLAAIYDMFFGESLPNAHSADADCLALAKVCNYVRDAFLDYIDAHYVPLHNILSMW; encoded by the exons ATGCTTTCCCAAGCAGTGCCTGTCACAGAAGAATGTGACAGTGATAAGTGCGAATTCCTATCAGGTCCCGTGGCGTCGCATTGCCAGGATCAGTCCCAACC GCACACCATGGGAGGACAACGGTTGAGAGTCGAAACTCTGGTCTTTTTTGACTTGGAGTCAACCGGGCTTCCGTCTTTCATCCCCAAGCGTCAAGTCAACATCACGGAGGTCGGCATGGTAGCCATCAGGAGGGACAATTTCATGTCACCTCTGAGGTACCTCAACAAGATGACTTTGTGCGTTCGGCCACGGTACTCAATATCCGATGGGGCTTCCCGGCTTTCAG GTCTTTACAACGAGGAACTGGAGCGCTACCCTCCATTTGATGACTGCGTCCAGCTGATCATGCAGTTCCTCGACTCCCTCCCAAAGCCTGCCTGCTTACTTGCACATAACGGCAACAAGTTTGATTTTCCCCTCCTCACCGCCGAACTCAAACGGCTAGGCGTCGGCTTGGAAATCTCGTGCTGCGACACATTGCCGGCCCTCAAGCACGTCATATCGTTGGGcacccacaacaacaacaacaacaagagcgTCGAAGAACAGGAACTGGCGGCCCTCGAGAGACTACCCGACGATTTCTGGACCGCGTTCGACGCGTGTGACATCTTCGACGAAGGCGCCACCATGGTCGTAGCGGAAGTCACGCCTTCGAAACACGTGAAGACGCAGCCGTTCAACGCGGGGCCCAGGAAGAAGCCAAAGCCAGACGAGGTCAACATGAGCCAGGCCAACGGATTCCGACGTGCTCTGTTTAAAGATGACGCTATGCCTAGCGTAGCGGTTGACAAGGTAGATAGCCAGAACAATGGCTGTTCCAGCAGACACTTACAGGGCTTGACACCGAAAAAGACGCGTCAGTTGCACAGCCTCGCTGCCATATACGACATGTTTTTTGGGGAGTCGTTACCGAATGCACACAGTGCCGATGCAGACTGTTTAGCATTAGCAAAAGTGTGCAATTATGTGAGGGACGCGTTCCTCGACTACATAGATGCACATTACGTGCCACTGCACAACATATTGTCAATGTGGTAA
- the LOC135367794 gene encoding three-prime repair exonuclease 1-like — protein sequence MEYFILNGNTLVPIQNITEDAAGTVFLQAVETQVNTATPVQATQPESNIVHDPKVHVKTLVFFDLETSGLPSPGQRVCITELAMVAVDRQTFGNNKTLPFRVVNKFVQCIKPEVYVHPMAAKTSGLDNKILENQQVFKEVVPAVKAFLDSLPQPACLLAHNGDRFDYPILQDELTRAGALDILDVYCCDTIGAMKHILRDGAPTNKRGGNSFSLDALYKKLCGRRKNAHQAEQDCLDLMRVCHHDRQAFLDYVDSHAVSFAERGSANKSAQRLSM from the exons ATGGAGTACTTTATACTTAATGGCAATACTCTTGTGCCGATACAAAACATAACAGAGGACGCAGCAG GCACCGTGTTCCTACAGGCAGTTGAAACGCAAGTCAATACAGCGACCCCGGTGCAAGCAACACAGCCGGAATCAAATATAGTGCACGATCCGAAGGTGCATGTGAAGACATTGGTGTTTTTCGACCTGGAGACCAGTGGTCTACCAAGCCCAGGACAGAGGGTCTGCATCACGGAGCTTGCAATGGTGGCAGTTGACAGGCAAACATTCGGAAACAACAAGACTTTACCATTTCGAGTAGTCAACAAGTTTGTACAGTGCATTAAACCAGAAGTTTATGTCCACCCCATGGCTGCCAAGACATCAG GTCTCGACAACAAGATTCTGGAAAATCAACAGGTTTTCAAAGAAGTTGTCCCAGCTGTAAAGGCGTTCCTTGACAGTCTTCCTCAACCAGCCTGTCTCCTTGCTCACAATGGAGATCGTTTCGACTATCCAATTTTACAG GACGAGTTGACGCGTGCCGGTGCGTTAGACATCCTGGACGTTTACTGCTGCGATACCATCGGAGCCATGAAGCACATTCTGCGTGACGGCGCTCCTACCAACAAGAGAGGCGGAAACTCGTTCTCGCTAGATGCCCTATACAAGAAGCTGTGCGGGCGTCGAAAGAACGCGCATCAGGCAGAACAGGACTGCTTGGACTTGATGCGGGTGTGTCACCACGATCGTCAGGCATTCCTAGACTACGTGGACTCCCACGCTGTGAGCTTTGCCGAACGTGGAAGCGCGAACAAGTCTGCACAAAGGCTCAGCATGTGA
- the LOC135368301 gene encoding three-prime repair exonuclease 1-like isoform X2 — protein MGGQRLRVETLVFFDLESTGLPSFIPKRQVNITEVGMVAIRRDNFMSPLRYLNKMTLCVRPRYSISDGASRLSGLYNEELERYPPFDDCVQLIMQFLDSLPKPACLLAHNGNKFDFPLLTAELKRLGVGLEISCCDTLPALKHVISLGTHNNNNNKSVEEQELAALERLPDDFWTAFDACDIFDEGATMVVAEVTPSKHVKTQPFNAGPRKKPKPDEVNMSQANGFRRALFKDDAMPSVAVDKVDSQNNGCSSRHLQGLTPKKTRQLHSLAAIYDMFFGESLPNAHSADADCLALAKVCNYVRDAFLDYIDAHYVPLHNILSMW, from the exons ATGGGAGGACAACGGTTGAGAGTCGAAACTCTGGTCTTTTTTGACTTGGAGTCAACCGGGCTTCCGTCTTTCATCCCCAAGCGTCAAGTCAACATCACGGAGGTCGGCATGGTAGCCATCAGGAGGGACAATTTCATGTCACCTCTGAGGTACCTCAACAAGATGACTTTGTGCGTTCGGCCACGGTACTCAATATCCGATGGGGCTTCCCGGCTTTCAG GTCTTTACAACGAGGAACTGGAGCGCTACCCTCCATTTGATGACTGCGTCCAGCTGATCATGCAGTTCCTCGACTCCCTCCCAAAGCCTGCCTGCTTACTTGCACATAACGGCAACAAGTTTGATTTTCCCCTCCTCACCGCCGAACTCAAACGGCTAGGCGTCGGCTTGGAAATCTCGTGCTGCGACACATTGCCGGCCCTCAAGCACGTCATATCGTTGGGcacccacaacaacaacaacaacaagagcgTCGAAGAACAGGAACTGGCGGCCCTCGAGAGACTACCCGACGATTTCTGGACCGCGTTCGACGCGTGTGACATCTTCGACGAAGGCGCCACCATGGTCGTAGCGGAAGTCACGCCTTCGAAACACGTGAAGACGCAGCCGTTCAACGCGGGGCCCAGGAAGAAGCCAAAGCCAGACGAGGTCAACATGAGCCAGGCCAACGGATTCCGACGTGCTCTGTTTAAAGATGACGCTATGCCTAGCGTAGCGGTTGACAAGGTAGATAGCCAGAACAATGGCTGTTCCAGCAGACACTTACAGGGCTTGACACCGAAAAAGACGCGTCAGTTGCACAGCCTCGCTGCCATATACGACATGTTTTTTGGGGAGTCGTTACCGAATGCACACAGTGCCGATGCAGACTGTTTAGCATTAGCAAAAGTGTGCAATTATGTGAGGGACGCGTTCCTCGACTACATAGATGCACATTACGTGCCACTGCACAACATATTGTCAATGTGGTAA